CGACCCGCCGGACGCCGCCGAGGGGGTTGTGTCGATTCCCGCGGTCGGGAAGGTGCGGTTCGAGCCCCTGGCCTCAATCCCGACGCTCGGCGGACCGGACATCGTGCTCACGACAGGTACACGGCTGAAGTTGGCGTTCGACCACCCGCTTCCGTTGTCCACGATGGTCTCCACCGTCGCGATACCAATCGCAACGGCGCTCACGATCCTCAACGGAGCCGAGTGCCGCGTCCGCCAGCTGAACCTGTCGGTCCCGAGCGGAGAGTCCGCAGACGTGTACGGCCACGTGGTCGACGCGTCCGCGCCTCGCGATTCCGCCGAGGAATCTCTCCTCACGCTCGAAGGTGCCGGTGGCGCCGACTTCGTCGGCCGGTGGCTGGAACTCTCGCAGCGGGTATCTCCGGTGCCGCAGATACTTGCGGCGTCCTACGCCGGGGAGTTCCAGACGGTGGAGACCGAAGCGCTGAGCCTGTGCACCGCGGCGGAGAATCTCCATCGGCGTCTGTATCCGGGCGAACGTCGGTGGACGGCGGAGACTGTCGACGCGGCGACGGACGGGTTGAAGGACGCCGACATTCCCGACGAGGTGCGACAGGCGCTGACGCAGGCAGTCGGGCAGTACCTCTACGAGCCGTCGTTCCCCAACCGCATCGAGGCATTGGCGCGCCGGGCGGCCGAGGCCGTCCCGGAGTGTGTCGGCCGGATCAATCGTTGGAAGCGCGCGGTCACGGACCAGCGGAACACGCTTGCGCATGGGCTGCGTCAGGAGGGGGAGAATCCCGACCTCACCGAGATGCACTACATCACGCGTTCGCTGCGGTGGGTCCTGACTGTGTGCCTGCTGCTGGAGGCGGGAGTTCCACCGGAGCGTTTGGCGGGCGCGGTGCGTGCGAACAGCCGTTTCGAGCGCGATGCGAGGAACTGGCGGAGCGTGTGGCCGAAGGTGTTCGCACAGGCGTGACCTGATCACGTCGGCGCAGTCTGTCGGTACCCGTCGATACTCTCCGCGTAGACGCCACCGCCGAGCTGCGTGAACATGCGGAGGAATGCGGCCCAGGTCACCGGCGTTGATGTGACACACTTGGGGTATTCACACCACAGCTCTCGCGGAGGGAGGATTCATGCTGACCGCAGACCAAGTCGCGAGCGTGATCATCGCTCGCAACGTGAAGCCGTGGACCGACGCCATGTCGTTGCAGAAGCTGCTCTACTACGCGCAGGCATGGCATCTGGCCGTTACTGGTGAGCCGCTGTTCGACGAGCAGTTCAAGGCGTACAAGGACGGGCCGGTGGTCCCGCAGGTGCGTCACACTCGGATGGAGCAGTCCAGCCGCAAGCGCAGCGAGCAGGATCTCACCGGCATCGAGCTCGACGAGCTCAGCTCGAACCTGCTGGACTTGGTGATCGCGAGCTACGGGTCGATGTCCGCTGAGGAACTCAGCGCACTCACCCACGCCGAGCGGCCGTGGCTGGAGGCGCGCGGTGACCTCCCCGCCGACGCCTCTGGCAACACACCACTGTCACCGGAGTCAATGGCGCGGTTCTACCGTGCTCACCGATCTCTGGCCGGTCGAACTGCCGCCGATCTCGCCGCGGGCGGTGTGTACGTTCGCGACACGAGCGTCAGCGATGCGATCGACATCGACTCGCTGCTCGGTGCGCTGGACGACGTTGACACCGCAGACGATGACTCTCCGTGGGGTGGCGCGAACCTCGTTGCTCCTCGTAGCAGTGATCGCCCCCGCCGGTCCCATCGGGTCCGCTGCTGAACCAGTGACGGACGGCCACCGGCATCTCGTCGTCTTCGACGCCAACGTTTACCTCGACTCTGCATTCCTCACCGGTGCACCGTTCTCCTGGGACACCTTCGATGCGATCGCGGCATCGATCGCGCAGGTGCCCGTCCCGCACGTGGATGGCGCTTACGACTCACTTCGGGCGATAGCAACCTGCCAGTCCGGGACGTTCGCCGGATCGGAGACTGTCGAGGTCTTCACGAACGACCACATCGAGGACATGGTCCACGCCAAGGCGCAGCACCCTGTCGTGCCCGCTCCCGGGAGTGACCTCAGGGGGCTGGGGTGGAACCGTAGCGATGCGGACGCGCTCTTGGAGGGATTCGTGTGGGAGGTCGGCAACCGGTCGTCGGGCGGTTGCGTGCCGGCTGAGGTACCTGACGGCAACCCTCCGCTCGACCACGAGGACGGGATGGTCTACGGGGCGTGCAAGTATCTGGCCGGCGAGGATCCTTTGGCGACGGTGTACTGCGTCACCCGAGACCGCCCCTTCCTCGACGCGGCCAAACTGGGGAAGCTCAGCGGTCACACGAAGGTCCTCCACCCCGCGAAATTCGTCGGTTTGGTACGTGCCGCACGCGCCAACCTCGGGGTCAAGCGGATGCGTCCCGGCGGGCCGGCGCCACAGTGATGTCGATGTAGGCGCACCCCCGCGGCGATTCCTGCCCACCCCGGCGCGCCCCCAACCACGCGGCCACCCACTCCTGGAGCATGGCTGTGTGGGTGACGACGAACAGCAGTGGGTTCCGAAGCGAGTCACGACGGCAGACGCTGCCGCCGGCGCAGTGTTACGACGGGTACGTGAACGCGCCGGGCTGACACTCGATCAGGCCGCCGAGGCGAGCAGGATCAGCAAGGCGGTCCTGAGTCGGACGGAGCGGGGTGAGCGGCCGGCACGGGTCACCGAACTCCTTCCCCTCGCCGCGGCGTACGACATGACGGCCGCCGAGCTCGCCGCCGCGATCGCGGCCGACCCCGCGGTACAGGCCGCGGCGATGCAGTAGCTCTACCCGCCGCCCTTCGGCGGCCGATACCGCTCGTCGATCAATCTCTGAATCTCCCGGCTGGGGATCAGCGTCCGGCAGCCGAGGCGCATCCCGACAATGACGCCCTGCCTCTTCAGTCGGAAGAAGTGGGTTCGGCTGATGCGCAACCGTTCGATCGCTTCGGGGATCGTGAGCAACTGGTCGTGGCCTGGTTCCATGGCGCGACCGTAGGACGAAACGCACATGCATTGCGAGGTGTCTTCCGGTGCCACTGCATCCGTCGCGGCACCGGTGGATGCATCCGACTACGCCAGGTGCCGACGCACAACCTGGAGGTCCCGCGCGCGGTCACGGTCGATCTTCCGCGACTTCAACGTGAACTCCGACTTCTCGATCACCACCAGCCGCAGCCCATGCTCAGGGATCAGCGTGCGTTTGCGTTCGTCGTAGCGGCGGCGCTGCTCACCGCGACCCATTCCGGAGACGGTCTGCCGGCGGTCGAAGAACGGAGACGGCTGCGAGTGCTGCTCCTCCTGGAACTCGACTACCAGCCGAAGGTCCGGCCAGTACCCGTCGACAGGGAGTGTCACCCCGCGGGGCCGAGTGGGAGACGGGTCTCCGCGCAGCCAGTCGAACCGCGCC
This DNA window, taken from Mycolicibacterium sp. MU0050, encodes the following:
- a CDS encoding HEPN domain-containing protein is translated as MADRFPEQTAETIGQFQVVSKASAAETTATPPRTGVLRFRDNRVELEVSPSFNPMVEWTRRGPGSIAGGPPQRRVTDDAVVLGATAIRPGEVSLWGLRSLRRHLLGFPSPGEDEPRSREVLRADWCFVGALFPDDETEFDAVTLDVTGLHAFANLPSVHTELPDTGMTPMKWVYDPPDAAEGVVSIPAVGKVRFEPLASIPTLGGPDIVLTTGTRLKLAFDHPLPLSTMVSTVAIPIATALTILNGAECRVRQLNLSVPSGESADVYGHVVDASAPRDSAEESLLTLEGAGGADFVGRWLELSQRVSPVPQILAASYAGEFQTVETEALSLCTAAENLHRRLYPGERRWTAETVDAATDGLKDADIPDEVRQALTQAVGQYLYEPSFPNRIEALARRAAEAVPECVGRINRWKRAVTDQRNTLAHGLRQEGENPDLTEMHYITRSLRWVLTVCLLLEAGVPPERLAGAVRANSRFERDARNWRSVWPKVFAQA
- a CDS encoding Panacea domain-containing protein yields the protein MLTADQVASVIIARNVKPWTDAMSLQKLLYYAQAWHLAVTGEPLFDEQFKAYKDGPVVPQVRHTRMEQSSRKRSEQDLTGIELDELSSNLLDLVIASYGSMSAEELSALTHAERPWLEARGDLPADASGNTPLSPESMARFYRAHRSLAGRTAADLAAGGVYVRDTSVSDAIDIDSLLGALDDVDTADDDSPWGGANLVAPRSSDRPRRSHRVRC
- a CDS encoding helix-turn-helix transcriptional regulator, producing MGDDEQQWVPKRVTTADAAAGAVLRRVRERAGLTLDQAAEASRISKAVLSRTERGERPARVTELLPLAAAYDMTAAELAAAIAADPAVQAAAMQ
- a CDS encoding helix-turn-helix domain-containing protein, with the translated sequence MEPGHDQLLTIPEAIERLRISRTHFFRLKRQGVIVGMRLGCRTLIPSREIQRLIDERYRPPKGGG